A genomic window from Panthera tigris isolate Pti1 chromosome B4, P.tigris_Pti1_mat1.1, whole genome shotgun sequence includes:
- the LOC102949495 gene encoding 40S ribosomal protein S15a-like, whose product MKVLADALKSINTAKRGKCQLIRPFSKIIIRFLTVMMKHGYIGLFEITADHRAGKMVVNLTSRLNKCGAISPRFRVQLKDLEKWQNNLLPSSQFGFMGLTTSAGIMDHEGVR is encoded by the coding sequence ATGAAGGTTTTGGCAGATGCTCTAAAGAGTATTAACACTGCAAAGAGAGGCAAATGCCAACTTATTAGGCCATTCTCCAAAATCATCATCCGGTTTCTGACTGTGATGATGAAGCATGGTTACATTGGTTTATTTGAAATCACTGCTGATCACAGAGCTGGGAAAATGGTTGTGAACCTCACGAGCCGATTAAACAAGTGTGGCGCGATCAGCCCCAGATTTCGTGTACAACtcaaagatctagaaaaatggcagaataatcTGCTCCCATCCAGCCAATTTGGTTTCATGGGACTGACAACCTCAGCTGGCATCATGGACCATGAAGGAGTAAGATGA